From Heliomicrobium modesticaldum Ice1, a single genomic window includes:
- the chlG gene encoding chlorophyll synthase ChlG, with translation MSVDINRQSQSPTTTPSQEPLSIWRVRLQLTKPLTWIGPVWSVGCGVVGAAGADLSVDTFLRSLLLMVVIGPLVLGMGQSINDYYDADVDAINEPDRPCARFPELFKRLALTNVAVLSAAALVVSYIAFPIEIFLLVLVGLFIAYIYSAPPLRLKQNGWFGNTACALTYVTLPWIAGNYLFDSVTPEQTIVAFLYAIGSHGFMTMNDFKSVEGDKACGLRSMVVMYGVEGAVKIALNMLMASQLLVALYVAAQGHYIGSAVLVALLLAQLPFQPKLKKDPKRLAPWYNATANSFFILSMMAAAFTLK, from the coding sequence ATGAGTGTCGACATCAATCGCCAAAGTCAGAGTCCGACCACAACCCCTTCGCAGGAGCCCCTCTCCATCTGGCGGGTACGCCTTCAACTGACGAAACCCTTGACCTGGATTGGCCCCGTTTGGTCTGTCGGTTGTGGCGTCGTCGGCGCCGCCGGTGCAGATCTGAGCGTGGACACTTTCCTGCGAAGCCTGTTGTTGATGGTCGTCATCGGTCCCCTGGTCCTAGGCATGGGCCAATCGATCAATGACTACTATGATGCCGATGTAGATGCCATCAACGAGCCTGACCGCCCTTGTGCTCGCTTTCCAGAGTTGTTCAAGCGGCTTGCCCTGACCAACGTGGCGGTTCTCTCTGCTGCGGCTCTGGTGGTATCGTATATCGCTTTTCCCATCGAGATTTTCCTGTTGGTTCTCGTCGGTCTGTTCATCGCTTACATATACAGCGCGCCGCCGCTGCGGTTGAAGCAAAACGGATGGTTCGGAAATACGGCCTGCGCGCTCACCTACGTGACCCTGCCTTGGATCGCCGGCAATTACCTCTTTGACAGCGTAACGCCGGAACAGACGATTGTCGCCTTCCTCTACGCTATCGGTTCTCACGGATTTATGACCATGAACGACTTTAAGAGCGTCGAGGGCGATAAGGCCTGCGGATTGCGCTCGATGGTCGTCATGTACGGCGTCGAAGGCGCCGTCAAGATTGCTTTGAACATGCTCATGGCCTCGCAGCTCCTGGTGGCGCTCTACGTCGCCGCCCAGGGACACTACATCGGCAGTGCTGTCCTCGTCGCATTGCTGCTGGCCCAATTGCCCTTTCAACCGAAGTTGAAAAAAGACCCTAAGCGGTTGGCCCCCTGGTACAACGCCACAGCAAACAGTTTTTTCATCCTTTCTATGATGGCTGCGGCGTTTACCCTTAAATAA
- the bchN gene encoding ferredoxin:protochlorophyllide reductase (ATP-dependent) subunit N, translated as MEGIERENGCFHTFCPIASVAWLHRKIKDSFFLIVGTHTCAHFIQTALDVMVYAHSRFGFAVLEESDLVAASPTAELAKVVEDIKAEWQPKVIFLLSTCSCDILKLDLENSSKDLTIRFGFPVVPVQTSGLDRTFTQGEDAVLHALLPFVPKEDPKVAVVEEKKRSWFSFGKDEGNKASVPAAPTRNLVLVGAVTDSTTQQLQWELKQLGLERVDVFPSGDITNMPVINEHTVIVPLQPYLSDTLATLRRERGAKVLTTLLPIGPDGTARFLEAICAEFGLDASPVAEREAQTWRSLESQRALLRGKRIMFLGDNLLEIPLARFLTACGAEVVEAGTPYVHAKDLSEEIARLREKGVPIVESPNFSAQVERIDRLRPDLIVAGLGICNPLEAAGYTTAWSIEFTFAQIHGFVNAIDLIKLFVKPLLKRQALLEQGWTEAGWMS; from the coding sequence GTGGAAGGGATCGAACGGGAAAACGGCTGCTTCCACACCTTCTGTCCCATAGCCAGTGTCGCTTGGCTCCATCGCAAGATCAAGGACTCCTTCTTTCTGATCGTGGGCACCCACACCTGCGCCCATTTCATCCAGACAGCCCTCGACGTCATGGTCTACGCCCATTCCCGCTTCGGCTTCGCCGTCCTGGAGGAGTCGGATCTGGTGGCGGCCTCGCCGACAGCGGAACTGGCGAAGGTAGTCGAAGATATCAAGGCCGAATGGCAACCGAAAGTGATCTTCCTGCTGAGCACCTGCAGTTGTGATATCCTGAAACTCGATTTGGAGAACTCCAGCAAAGACCTGACCATCCGCTTCGGCTTCCCTGTCGTGCCCGTTCAGACCTCGGGCCTGGACCGGACATTCACCCAAGGGGAGGATGCGGTGCTGCATGCGCTGCTTCCCTTTGTTCCCAAGGAGGATCCGAAGGTAGCAGTCGTGGAAGAGAAAAAACGGAGCTGGTTTTCCTTCGGCAAGGATGAGGGGAACAAGGCGAGTGTCCCGGCGGCGCCGACGCGCAACCTGGTCCTGGTCGGTGCCGTCACTGATTCGACGACCCAGCAGCTGCAATGGGAATTGAAACAACTCGGTCTGGAAAGGGTCGACGTCTTCCCGAGCGGAGACATTACGAACATGCCGGTGATCAATGAGCACACCGTCATCGTCCCATTGCAGCCCTATCTGAGCGACACCCTGGCCACCCTCCGCCGCGAGCGGGGAGCCAAGGTGTTGACGACACTCCTGCCCATCGGTCCTGACGGCACGGCCCGCTTTTTGGAAGCCATCTGCGCCGAGTTCGGCCTTGACGCCTCCCCAGTCGCAGAAAGGGAGGCCCAAACCTGGCGCAGCTTGGAGAGCCAACGGGCTCTCCTGCGCGGCAAGCGGATCATGTTCCTCGGCGATAACCTGCTGGAGATCCCCTTGGCCCGCTTTCTCACCGCCTGCGGCGCCGAAGTGGTTGAAGCCGGCACGCCCTATGTCCACGCCAAGGACTTATCTGAGGAGATCGCCAGACTTCGGGAAAAAGGCGTGCCTATCGTCGAAAGTCCCAATTTCTCCGCTCAGGTGGAACGCATCGACCGTCTCCGACCCGACCTGATCGTGGCCGGCCTCGGCATCTGCAATCCCCTCGAAGCGGCCGGCTATACGACGGCATGGTCGATTGAATTCACCTTTGCCCAGATCCACGGCTTCGTCAATGCCATCGATCTGATTAAACTCTTTGTCAAACCGCTCTTGAAACGGCAGGCGCTGCTTGAGCAGGGCTGGACGGAAGCGGGGTGGATGTCGTGA
- the bchE gene encoding magnesium-protoporphyrin IX monomethyl ester anaerobic oxidative cyclase, which yields MRILMIQPNYHCGGAEIAGNWPPSWAPYIGGSLKAAGYTNMKFIDAMTEDLPDDVLAEIIRKNQPDVVMASAITPMIYKAQDTLRIAKQSNPACKTILGGIHPTFMYSQILTETPEIDYIVRGEGEEIIVNLMNAIAAGTDLKDRKDILGIAYMEDGKVVATPAHPPIKNLDGLTPDWSILDWDKYIYIPLNCRVAVPNFARGCPFTCRFCSQWKFWRTYRVRHPKKFVDEIETLVKDHKVGFFILADEEPTINRDKFVAMCQELIDRKLDVHWGINTRVTDILRDAHLLPFYRKAGLVHISLGTEAATQMNLDRFRKETTMEENKRAIDMIKANGMVAEAQFIMGLENESPKTIEETFQLARYWDADMVNWNMYTPWPFSELFEELGDKVEVRDYSKYNFVTPIMQPDEMDREDVLKGVLRSYARFYMRKSFLDYPFIKDPFKRKYMMGCLKAFLKMTATKRFYDIGRVKRKGFHTEIDLGFDQSKIVSKEELARIKAAKQVQVDEDFGIITACGAPKDLEISACGAPRDLPSIETTPEAVRGMKI from the coding sequence ATGCGCATACTGATGATCCAACCTAACTACCATTGCGGTGGCGCCGAGATTGCTGGGAACTGGCCGCCGAGCTGGGCGCCCTATATCGGCGGATCGTTAAAGGCAGCCGGTTACACCAATATGAAATTCATCGATGCAATGACCGAGGATCTACCAGATGACGTGCTAGCTGAAATCATCCGGAAGAACCAGCCGGATGTGGTCATGGCGAGTGCGATTACGCCGATGATTTATAAAGCGCAGGACACCCTGCGCATCGCCAAGCAGAGCAACCCTGCTTGCAAGACCATCCTGGGTGGGATCCATCCCACCTTTATGTACAGTCAGATTCTCACGGAGACACCTGAGATCGATTATATCGTCCGCGGCGAGGGTGAAGAGATCATCGTCAACCTGATGAACGCCATCGCCGCCGGGACTGATCTGAAGGATCGCAAGGACATCTTGGGCATCGCCTATATGGAGGATGGCAAGGTCGTCGCCACGCCGGCCCATCCGCCGATCAAAAACCTGGACGGACTGACGCCCGATTGGAGCATCCTCGACTGGGACAAGTACATCTATATACCCCTCAACTGCCGTGTGGCTGTGCCGAACTTCGCCCGTGGCTGCCCTTTTACCTGCCGTTTCTGCTCCCAGTGGAAGTTCTGGCGCACTTATCGGGTACGTCACCCGAAGAAGTTCGTAGATGAGATCGAGACGCTCGTCAAAGACCACAAGGTGGGCTTCTTTATCCTCGCTGACGAGGAACCGACGATCAACCGCGACAAGTTTGTGGCCATGTGCCAGGAACTGATCGACCGCAAGCTCGACGTGCACTGGGGCATCAACACCCGCGTCACCGACATCCTGCGCGACGCCCACCTGTTACCCTTCTACCGCAAGGCCGGCCTCGTTCACATCTCCCTCGGCACCGAAGCGGCCACTCAGATGAACCTCGACCGTTTCCGCAAGGAAACGACGATGGAAGAGAACAAGCGGGCCATCGACATGATCAAGGCCAACGGCATGGTCGCCGAGGCGCAGTTCATCATGGGCCTGGAGAACGAATCGCCGAAGACGATTGAAGAGACCTTCCAACTGGCCCGTTACTGGGATGCCGACATGGTCAACTGGAACATGTACACGCCCTGGCCTTTCTCAGAGCTCTTTGAGGAACTGGGCGACAAGGTCGAGGTCCGCGACTATTCTAAGTACAACTTCGTCACGCCGATCATGCAACCCGACGAGATGGACCGGGAAGATGTCCTCAAAGGCGTGCTTCGCAGCTATGCCCGCTTCTATATGCGCAAGAGCTTCCTCGACTATCCCTTTATCAAGGACCCCTTTAAGCGCAAGTACATGATGGGCTGCCTGAAGGCTTTTTTGAAGATGACAGCCACCAAACGCTTTTACGACATCGGACGGGTAAAGCGAAAAGGGTTCCACACCGAAATCGACTTGGGCTTCGATCAGTCTAAGATCGTCAGCAAGGAAGAACTGGCTCGCATCAAGGCGGCCAAACAGGTTCAGGTGGATGAGGACTTCGGCATCATCACCGCTTGCGGGGCGCCGAAGGATCTGGAGATCTCCGCCTGCGGCGCGCCCCGCGATCTGCCTTCCATTGAGACGACGCCTGAGGCCGTGAGGGGCATGAAGATATGA
- a CDS encoding TspO/MBR family protein gives MAMDALRLVASIAVCQIASLIGAKFTIQSIIWYAGLAKPAFNPANDAFYPVWTLLYTLMGLSLFLIWRQPEQKEKRYALGYFFAQLILNIMWSWIFFELKAPFAAFIEIILLEGAVLATAFYFYRLSKWAGILMIPYFFRVGYEAVLNYFIWIMNP, from the coding sequence ATGGCGATGGATGCGCTGCGGCTCGTCGCGAGCATCGCCGTCTGCCAGATCGCCAGCCTGATCGGCGCAAAATTCACCATTCAGTCGATCATTTGGTATGCGGGACTGGCCAAACCGGCCTTTAATCCTGCCAACGACGCCTTCTATCCCGTCTGGACGCTCCTCTATACCCTGATGGGCCTCTCGCTTTTTCTCATCTGGCGTCAGCCGGAACAGAAGGAAAAGCGCTATGCCCTTGGTTACTTTTTCGCCCAATTGATCTTGAACATCATGTGGTCGTGGATCTTTTTTGAGCTCAAAGCGCCTTTTGCCGCCTTCATCGAGATCATCCTCTTGGAAGGCGCTGTCTTGGCGACAGCCTTCTACTTTTATCGCCTTTCGAAGTGGGCAGGAATCCTGATGATCCCCTATTTTTTTCGCGTTGGATACGAGGCGGTACTGAATTATTTTATCTGGATCATGAATCCCTAA
- the bchM gene encoding magnesium protoporphyrin IX methyltransferase, producing the protein MANELNSYWAQQEQVRNYFDGDAFQRWASISKGESKNFAQRKLIEGRQAIHRCLLDWIGPVAGKRIIDAGCGAGFLAEILAEQGAIVKGIDISTKMIEMASARNGGRDNLTFEVSDLVSEKGNYDILISMDVLIHYPLADLPALLEHTLGRARERAYITFAPSTAWFRFLKSVGERMSGSSRTTSAYLHPISEIHSILNTLGYQSTRQKLVSNIIYNAMLLEIKPKR; encoded by the coding sequence ATGGCAAACGAACTGAATTCCTATTGGGCACAACAGGAACAGGTGAGAAATTATTTTGACGGCGATGCCTTTCAGCGATGGGCGTCCATCAGCAAAGGAGAAAGCAAAAACTTTGCCCAGCGCAAGCTCATCGAAGGTCGTCAAGCCATCCACCGCTGCCTTTTGGACTGGATCGGGCCGGTAGCGGGCAAGCGCATCATCGATGCCGGATGCGGCGCAGGTTTTCTCGCAGAGATCCTCGCCGAACAGGGCGCTATCGTCAAAGGTATTGATATTTCCACGAAAATGATCGAAATGGCTTCTGCCCGCAACGGCGGAAGAGACAACCTCACCTTTGAGGTCAGCGATTTAGTCTCAGAAAAAGGAAATTATGACATCCTCATTTCGATGGATGTGTTGATTCATTATCCCCTTGCAGACCTGCCCGCCTTGCTGGAACATACACTGGGCCGCGCCCGGGAACGGGCCTATATCACCTTCGCACCGTCGACCGCATGGTTTCGCTTCCTCAAATCCGTAGGCGAGCGGATGTCGGGAAGCTCCCGTACAACCAGCGCCTACCTGCATCCGATTTCGGAGATCCACTCCATTTTGAATACACTGGGCTACCAATCTACTCGCCAAAAGCTGGTCTCTAACATCATTTATAACGCGATGTTGTTAGAGATCAAGCCGAAACGATGA
- the bchJ gene encoding bacteriochlorophyll 4-vinyl reductase, translating to MDDIATHTYGKIGPNSIIQTVAALQERYGEGRTAEFLVNVGRGDLTQKLPAEMVDEQEFNDLVRSIQASFGNQELTQLLRRSGELTAAYLLKHRIPLPIQWILRILPVRAGLKMLLSAIEKNAWTFVGTGSYRFTMGDRPRITIERCLSCRGLSANEPICAFYEGTFQTLIRTLVDKEATVKETACSAKGAPACVYEIRLDVS from the coding sequence GTGGACGACATCGCAACCCATACATACGGAAAAATTGGCCCCAATTCGATCATACAGACCGTGGCGGCCTTGCAAGAACGCTACGGAGAAGGTAGAACAGCGGAATTTTTGGTCAACGTCGGACGGGGTGACTTGACGCAAAAGCTCCCTGCTGAGATGGTGGACGAGCAGGAGTTCAACGACTTGGTGCGTTCCATCCAGGCCAGCTTTGGCAATCAGGAGTTGACGCAGTTGCTGCGGCGCTCCGGGGAGTTGACGGCTGCCTACCTCCTGAAGCATCGTATCCCCCTTCCGATTCAGTGGATCTTGCGGATACTCCCGGTTCGCGCCGGTCTCAAGATGCTGCTCTCGGCGATAGAGAAAAACGCTTGGACCTTTGTGGGCACCGGCAGCTATCGTTTCACGATGGGAGACCGTCCGAGGATCACGATCGAGCGCTGCCTTTCCTGTCGCGGCTTGTCAGCGAACGAACCGATCTGTGCTTTTTACGAGGGCACATTCCAAACATTGATTCGCACCCTCGTCGATAAAGAGGCGACCGTCAAAGAGACGGCATGCAGCGCAAAGGGCGCCCCCGCTTGTGTATACGAGATTCGATTGGACGTCTCGTAA
- a CDS encoding reaction center core polypeptide PshA — protein sequence MATAEMAFNPRAQVFEYFKDKVPATRGAVLKAHINHLGNVAAMVSFILVHHLSWDPATQGVLWAPATMFYARLYQLGLDATALSPDALFVARMHLLAAIILWGFGHVKSPAEEKFLEKVTMGKALVAQFHFFALIATLWGLHMAFYGILGPSGKLEPTGLSFDMFGPITPATMAGNHVAFGAVFFLGGIFHYFAGFNTKRFAFFEKDWEAVLSVSCQILAFHFATVVFAMIIWQHPQLGFGFMREYAVSQYAGPELKMIAQSNPGLLVKQAILGHLVMGIMFWIGGVFHGAHFMLRVLNDPKLAEEMKDFKFIKRCYDHEFQKKFLALIMFGAFLPIFVSYGIATHNTIADIHAASKTGLFAHMTYINIGTPLHDAIFGSKGSISEFVAAHAIAGGLHFTMVPMWRMVFFSKVSPWTTKVGMKAKRDGEFPCLGPAYGGTCSISLVDQFYLAIFFSLQVIAPAWFYIDGCWMGSFVAVAAPYNDIYQAALATFNSHNPLHQLSPLTNMGYFSYIIQQTTAMFSRYDGHMIQALLGAHFIWAFTFSMLFQYRGSRDEGAMVLKWAHEQVGVGFAGKMYNRALSLKEGKAIGCFLFFKMTIVCMWALAMV from the coding sequence ATGGCCACTGCCGAAATGGCATTTAACCCCCGGGCGCAGGTCTTTGAGTACTTCAAAGACAAAGTGCCCGCTACCCGGGGTGCCGTTCTGAAAGCCCACATCAACCACCTGGGCAACGTCGCCGCTATGGTCTCTTTCATTCTCGTCCATCACCTGAGCTGGGATCCCGCGACCCAAGGTGTACTGTGGGCTCCCGCTACCATGTTTTATGCTCGTCTTTATCAACTGGGTCTTGATGCGACCGCGCTGAGCCCCGATGCGCTGTTTGTCGCCCGGATGCACCTGCTTGCCGCCATCATACTCTGGGGTTTTGGTCACGTCAAATCCCCTGCTGAAGAGAAGTTCCTGGAAAAAGTGACTATGGGGAAAGCCCTGGTCGCCCAGTTCCACTTCTTCGCGCTCATCGCCACCCTCTGGGGTCTGCACATGGCCTTCTACGGCATCCTCGGACCCTCCGGCAAATTGGAGCCCACCGGTCTGAGCTTCGACATGTTCGGACCCATCACCCCCGCCACCATGGCTGGCAACCACGTCGCTTTCGGCGCTGTCTTCTTCCTTGGCGGCATCTTCCACTACTTCGCCGGTTTTAACACCAAGCGGTTTGCCTTCTTCGAAAAAGACTGGGAAGCTGTTCTGTCCGTTAGCTGCCAGATCCTCGCTTTCCACTTCGCTACCGTCGTCTTCGCCATGATCATCTGGCAACATCCCCAACTCGGCTTCGGCTTCATGCGTGAATACGCTGTCTCCCAGTATGCCGGCCCTGAGCTCAAGATGATCGCCCAGTCTAACCCCGGCCTGCTGGTCAAGCAAGCCATCCTGGGTCACCTGGTGATGGGCATCATGTTCTGGATCGGCGGCGTCTTCCATGGCGCGCACTTCATGCTGCGGGTTCTGAACGATCCCAAGCTGGCAGAAGAAATGAAGGACTTCAAGTTCATCAAGCGTTGCTATGACCATGAGTTCCAGAAGAAGTTCCTCGCCCTGATCATGTTCGGCGCCTTCTTGCCGATCTTCGTCTCCTACGGCATCGCTACGCACAACACCATCGCTGACATCCATGCCGCTTCCAAGACGGGCCTCTTCGCTCACATGACCTACATCAACATCGGCACCCCGCTCCATGACGCCATCTTCGGCTCCAAGGGCTCCATCAGTGAATTCGTCGCCGCCCACGCTATCGCCGGCGGTCTGCACTTCACCATGGTTCCCATGTGGCGGATGGTATTCTTCAGCAAGGTTTCGCCCTGGACCACCAAGGTTGGCATGAAAGCCAAGCGCGACGGCGAATTCCCCTGCCTTGGCCCTGCCTACGGCGGTACCTGCTCCATCTCCCTCGTTGACCAGTTCTACTTGGCCATTTTCTTCTCCCTCCAGGTCATCGCTCCCGCCTGGTTCTACATTGATGGTTGCTGGATGGGCTCCTTCGTAGCCGTTGCCGCTCCCTACAATGACATCTACCAGGCTGCGCTGGCCACCTTCAACTCCCACAACCCGCTCCATCAGCTGTCCCCGCTCACCAACATGGGCTACTTCTCCTACATCATCCAGCAGACCACGGCCATGTTCTCCCGCTATGACGGTCACATGATCCAGGCTTTGTTGGGCGCCCACTTCATCTGGGCTTTCACCTTCTCCATGCTGTTCCAGTATCGCGGTTCCCGCGACGAGGGCGCCATGGTTCTGAAGTGGGCTCACGAGCAAGTCGGCGTCGGCTTTGCCGGCAAAATGTACAATCGTGCTCTCAGCCTGAAAGAAGGCAAAGCGATCGGTTGCTTCTTGTTCTTCAAGATGACCATCGTTTGCATGTGGGCTCTGGCCATGGTGTAA
- the bchL gene encoding ferredoxin:protochlorophyllide reductase (ATP-dependent) iron-sulfur ATP-binding protein — MIIAVYGKGGVGKSTTTSNLAVAIAKTGRRVLQIGCDPKSDSTFTIAGRMIPTVVEILDKFNYHYESIEPDDLVVQGYAGVCVVETGGPPAGSGCGGYVVGETVKLLEKLDIMRQYDVILFDVLGDVVCGGFATPLQYADLACIVSSNDFDALFAANRICESIVEKNASGYDVKLAGVIGNRCDQVDLLETFTRRIEAPLMGVVPRNEEVRQSRVKGYTLFELEEMGEPVSEMTGEFRKMAAYLLSQPDGVVPNAVGTREMFELFRGEDLPWKGSNGKTAASTPSVP, encoded by the coding sequence ATGATTATCGCCGTATACGGAAAAGGCGGCGTCGGCAAGTCGACCACTACGTCCAACCTGGCCGTGGCCATCGCCAAGACGGGCCGACGTGTGCTGCAGATCGGCTGTGACCCCAAGAGCGACTCCACCTTCACCATCGCCGGGAGAATGATCCCGACGGTGGTGGAGATCCTCGATAAGTTCAACTACCACTATGAATCGATCGAACCTGATGATCTGGTCGTCCAGGGTTACGCCGGCGTCTGTGTCGTTGAGACAGGCGGACCGCCCGCCGGCAGCGGCTGTGGCGGTTATGTTGTCGGTGAGACGGTCAAGCTCCTCGAAAAGCTTGATATCATGCGCCAATATGACGTGATCCTCTTCGATGTCTTAGGCGATGTCGTCTGCGGCGGCTTTGCGACGCCACTGCAATATGCTGATCTTGCTTGCATCGTCTCCTCCAACGATTTTGACGCCCTCTTCGCGGCCAACCGCATCTGCGAGAGCATTGTGGAGAAAAACGCCTCCGGTTATGATGTAAAACTTGCCGGCGTTATCGGCAACCGCTGTGACCAAGTGGACCTGCTCGAAACCTTCACCCGGCGGATCGAAGCCCCTTTGATGGGCGTTGTTCCCCGTAACGAAGAGGTGCGCCAGTCTCGTGTCAAGGGGTATACCCTCTTTGAACTGGAAGAGATGGGGGAACCCGTCAGCGAGATGACAGGCGAGTTTCGCAAGATGGCGGCCTATCTCCTCAGTCAGCCCGACGGCGTTGTGCCCAACGCCGTCGGCACACGGGAAATGTTTGAACTCTTTCGAGGGGAGGACCTGCCGTGGAAGGGATCGAACGGGAAAACGGCTGCTTCCACACCTTCTGTCCCATAG